A single Balneola sp. DNA region contains:
- a CDS encoding XRE family transcriptional regulator → MSFGQRLNQARKTKNMSQEELASILGTKGPAIGRYERDEMKPSIEVASNMADILNVSLDWLTGRSPLQLDQAMINRVSQLQQLSEQDKQHILYTLDAMLRDAKTRKAYSS, encoded by the coding sequence ATGAGTTTCGGACAACGCCTAAACCAAGCCCGTAAAACCAAAAACATGAGCCAGGAAGAACTGGCCTCCATATTGGGAACCAAAGGCCCAGCTATTGGAAGGTATGAGCGGGATGAGATGAAGCCTTCTATAGAAGTAGCTTCCAATATGGCGGATATCCTCAACGTATCTTTAGATTGGCTGACAGGCCGTAGCCCTCTGCAACTCGATCAAGCCATGATCAATCGCGTTTCCCAGTTACAACAACTCTCCGAGCAAGATAAACAGCATATCCTGTATACCCTCGATGCCATGCTCCGCGATGCCAAAACCCGCAAAGCTTATTCCTCCTAA